TCTGCCTGATCATCGGCATTATGCCCCAAAGCAATCTTGTTGGTTTTAAATTTTCTTGCAGTTTCTAAATAAAATTTGTACCGATATTTACGAGCAGCTTCTTCCAGGGTTAGATGTTCTTTTCGAGCAATTTTTGTTAAATTACAACTTTTTACTGCGTAAGGCAAATCTAATTTTTGGGCTAATTTTTTAACAAAATTTACATCTTCATCTGATTCTTTTCCCCTTAGCATATGATCAAGGTGGGCAAGAAAAAAAGAGAGATTATATTTTTCTTTAAAAGAAAATAAAATATTTAGTAGGGTAGCTGAGTCAGGACCTCCTGATATTCCAATCAGAATTCTGTCGTTGAAAGAGATCATATCAAACTTCTTTACAGTTTGTAGAACCTTCTCTTCTAACATCTTATGTCCTTTTGTAAGAAAGGCCTTTCTTTTTTGAAAGGCCTTTAACTTTTTGATGAGTATTTTGGTGGCGGTGCTGAGATTCGAACTCAGGACACTGCGGGTATGAACCGCATGCTCTAGCCATCTGAGCTACACCGCCTAACTGATTAATTAACTAACATAATAAGAGATGTCCTATTAACAAAAAACCTCTATCATTTTGATTAAGAGGTATTGGAAGTTGGTTGCGGGGGGCGGATTCGAACCACCGACCTTCAGGTTATGAGCCTGACGAGCTACCTGACTGCTCCACCCCGCGCTGTATTTTGATATTTGTAAAAAAATTATTTTATGATTTTTTATTTTAGCATTTTTTTCAAGCAAAGCCAAATTA
This DNA window, taken from Candidatus Atribacteria bacterium, encodes the following:
- the tilS gene encoding tRNA lysidine(34) synthetase TilS, with product MLEEKVLQTVKKFDMISFNDRILIGISGGPDSATLLNILFSFKEKYNLSFFLAHLDHMLRGKESDEDVNFVKKLAQKLDLPYAVKSCNLTKIARKEHLTLEEAARKYRYKFYLETARKFKTNKIALGHNADDQAETVLMRFLRGSGLEGLIGIPPVRGKIIRPLIECSRVEIEEYCKEKKIE